The Pseudomonas azadiae genome contains a region encoding:
- a CDS encoding NADPH:quinone reductase — translation MAKRIQFSAHGGPEVLEYVDYTPAEPGPQQVRVRNEAIGLNFIDTYLRSGLYAPPSLPSGLGAEGAGVVDAVGSEVSQFKVGDRVAYGSGPLGAYSQLHVLPAANLVHLPDEISFEQAAGAMLKGLTVQYLLRQTYELKGGETILFHAAAGGVGSLACQWAKALGVKLIGTVSSPEKAALAKSLGAWETIDYSKENVAQRVLELTDGKKVPVVYDGVGKDTWPASLDSVAPRGLLVSFGNASGAVDGVNLGILAAKGSLYVTRPTLATYANNAQNLQAMADDLFSMIKSGKVRIDINQRYSLAEAAKAQTELSGRRTTGSTILLP, via the coding sequence ATGGCCAAACGTATCCAGTTCAGCGCCCATGGCGGCCCCGAAGTGCTTGAGTATGTGGATTACACGCCGGCGGAGCCGGGCCCGCAGCAGGTTCGAGTGCGTAACGAGGCGATCGGCCTGAATTTCATCGACACCTATTTGCGCAGTGGCTTGTATGCACCGCCGTCCCTGCCATCGGGGCTGGGTGCCGAAGGCGCTGGTGTGGTTGACGCCGTCGGCAGCGAAGTCAGCCAATTCAAGGTCGGCGACCGGGTTGCCTACGGCAGTGGCCCGCTGGGTGCCTACAGCCAGTTGCACGTGCTGCCCGCCGCCAACCTGGTGCACCTGCCGGACGAGATCAGCTTCGAACAAGCCGCCGGCGCCATGCTCAAGGGCCTGACCGTGCAGTACCTGCTGCGCCAGACCTATGAACTCAAAGGCGGCGAAACCATCCTGTTCCACGCCGCGGCCGGTGGCGTGGGTTCCCTGGCCTGCCAATGGGCCAAGGCATTGGGCGTCAAGCTGATCGGTACCGTGAGTTCGCCGGAAAAGGCTGCCCTGGCCAAGTCCCTCGGTGCCTGGGAAACCATCGACTACAGCAAGGAAAACGTCGCACAGCGCGTGCTGGAATTGACCGACGGCAAAAAGGTGCCGGTGGTGTATGACGGCGTCGGTAAAGACACTTGGCCAGCGTCGCTGGACAGCGTGGCGCCGCGCGGGCTGCTGGTGAGCTTCGGCAACGCGTCGGGCGCGGTGGACGGGGTGAACCTGGGAATCCTCGCGGCCAAGGGCTCGCTGTACGTCACCCGGCCGACTCTGGCGACTTATGCCAACAACGCGCAGAACTTGCAGGCAATGGCCGATGACTTGTTCTCGATGATCAAGAGCGGCAAGGTACGCATTGATATCAACCAGCGGTATTCGTTGGCGGAGGCGGCGAAGGCACAGACGGAGTTGTCGGGGCGGCGTACGACCGGGTCGACCATTCTGTTGCCTTGA
- the hemF gene encoding oxygen-dependent coproporphyrinogen oxidase, with translation MTTRTEAVKAYLLDLQDRICSALETFETDTRFIEDAWVRPAGGGGRTRVIENGSVIEKGGVNFSHVFGSGLPPSASAHRPELAGRGFEALGVSLVIHPHNPHVPTSHANVRFFIAEKEGEEPVWWFGGGFDLTPYYGNEEDCIHWHRVAEQACAPFGPDVYARYKAWCDTYFHIKHRNEPRGIGGLFFDDLNEWGFDTCFAFIRAIGDAYIDAYLPIVQRRKAMAYTEQQRQFQEFRRGRYVEFNLVYDRGTLFGLQSGGRTESILMSLPPQVRWSYDWKAEAGSEEARLTDYFLQDRDWLGLAVPKAAV, from the coding sequence ATGACTACCCGCACCGAGGCCGTAAAGGCCTACCTGCTCGACCTGCAAGACCGTATTTGCAGCGCCCTGGAAACCTTCGAGACGGACACTCGCTTCATTGAAGACGCCTGGGTCCGGCCTGCCGGCGGCGGCGGTCGTACCCGTGTGATCGAAAACGGTTCGGTGATCGAGAAAGGCGGCGTTAACTTTTCCCATGTCTTTGGCAGCGGTCTCCCACCGTCCGCCAGTGCGCATCGGCCTGAACTGGCCGGCCGCGGGTTTGAAGCCTTGGGCGTGTCGCTGGTTATCCACCCGCACAACCCTCATGTGCCGACGTCCCACGCCAACGTGCGGTTTTTTATCGCCGAAAAAGAAGGCGAAGAACCGGTGTGGTGGTTCGGCGGCGGCTTTGACCTCACGCCTTACTACGGCAACGAAGAAGACTGCATTCACTGGCACCGCGTGGCCGAGCAGGCCTGCGCGCCGTTTGGCCCCGACGTGTACGCGCGCTACAAGGCGTGGTGTGACACCTACTTCCACATCAAGCATCGCAACGAGCCCCGCGGTATCGGCGGCCTGTTCTTCGATGATTTGAATGAGTGGGGCTTCGACACCTGCTTCGCGTTCATCCGCGCCATCGGCGACGCTTACATCGACGCCTACCTGCCGATCGTGCAGCGCCGCAAGGCCATGGCCTACACCGAGCAGCAGCGCCAATTCCAGGAATTTCGCCGGGGCCGCTACGTTGAATTCAACCTGGTCTACGACCGTGGCACGCTGTTCGGCCTGCAATCGGGCGGGCGTACCGAGTCAATCCTGATGTCGCTGCCGCCGCAAGTGCGCTGGAGCTACGACTGGAAGGCCGAGGCCGGCAGCGAAGAAGCTCGCCTCACTGACTACTTTCTTCAAGACCGCGATTGGCTCGGTCTTGCCGTGCCCAAGGCGGCTGTCTGA
- the aroE gene encoding shikimate dehydrogenase produces the protein MDRYVVFGNPVGHSKSPLIHRLFAEQTGELLDYSTLLAPLDDFTGCAREFFQQGRGANVTVPFKEDAYRLADTLTERAQRAGAVNTLSKLADGSLLGDNTDGAGLVRDLRVNAGLSLQGKRILVLGAGGAVRGALEPLLAEQPASLIIANRTVEKAELLAELFDDLGPVAASGFDWLREPVDVIINATSASLSGDVPPIAGSLIEPGRTFCYDMMYAKEPTAFCRWATEQGAAVSMDGLGMLVEQAAEAFFLWRGVRPDSAPVLAELRRQLA, from the coding sequence ATGGATCGCTATGTCGTCTTCGGCAATCCCGTTGGCCACAGTAAATCGCCGCTGATCCATCGCCTGTTTGCTGAGCAGACCGGCGAGCTATTGGACTACAGCACCTTGCTCGCGCCGCTGGACGATTTTACCGGCTGTGCCCGTGAGTTTTTCCAGCAGGGCCGTGGTGCCAACGTCACCGTGCCGTTCAAGGAAGACGCCTACCGCTTGGCAGACACCTTGACCGAACGCGCCCAGCGCGCCGGCGCGGTGAATACCTTGAGCAAGCTTGCCGACGGCAGCCTGCTTGGCGACAACACCGATGGCGCCGGCCTGGTGCGCGACCTCAGGGTCAACGCCGGGTTGAGCCTGCAGGGCAAACGCATCCTGGTGCTGGGTGCCGGTGGTGCGGTACGCGGGGCGTTGGAACCTTTGCTGGCCGAGCAGCCGGCGTCGTTGATCATTGCCAACCGCACCGTGGAAAAGGCTGAATTGCTCGCCGAGTTGTTTGACGATCTGGGCCCCGTGGCGGCCAGTGGGTTCGATTGGTTGCGTGAGCCCGTGGACGTGATCATCAACGCCACGTCGGCGAGCCTGTCAGGCGATGTACCGCCGATCGCCGGCAGCCTGATCGAGCCGGGCAGGACGTTTTGCTACGACATGATGTACGCCAAGGAACCGACTGCATTCTGCCGCTGGGCCACCGAACAAGGCGCAGCCGTGTCGATGGATGGGTTGGGGATGCTGGTGGAGCAGGCGGCGGAAGCGTTCTTTCTGTGGCGCGGTGTACGCCCGGATTCGGCGCCGGTGTTGGCCGAGCTGCGCCGGCAGTTGGCTTAA
- a CDS encoding SulP family inorganic anion transporter yields the protein MPRPNRQSLFPFLAWLPRQTRASVGRDAMVGLSGAVLALPQSIAYALIAGLPPEYGLYAAIIPVLIACLWGSSWHLIGGPTAAISIVLYASVSPLAVPGSQDYITLILLLTFLAGVFQWLLGMLRFGALVNFVSHSVVLGFTLGAAVVIALGQLPNLLGLDLPSQATAINSLLALVEHRGEWDRASLALGLGTLLSGALLKYWLPRWPTLLIALTLGSLMVWLWPAMFGHVALVSSFVGQLPPFSPLPMDLDTILRLLPSAVAVGMLGLVTSLSIARSLSARSQQLLDANQEVRAQGLSNIVGGFFSGYLSAGSFTRSGLSYEAGACSPLAGVFSALWVAVFALFGATLIAHIPIPSMAASILLICWGLVDHRGIRALFRVSRAEFVVMCLTCLATLLLELQTAIYAGVLASLFFYLKRTSQPRVQQWRDGEEDVLRVGGSIFFGASHYLQVRLQSLQGERVVIEAQQINFIDYSGVEMLHQEARRLRRLGRSLTLRRARPQVVDELKKLEGPENCPIHFED from the coding sequence ATGCCCCGGCCCAACCGCCAATCACTCTTCCCCTTCCTCGCCTGGCTCCCGCGCCAAACCCGCGCCAGCGTCGGCCGGGACGCGATGGTCGGCCTCAGCGGCGCCGTGCTCGCCCTGCCGCAGTCGATTGCCTACGCGCTGATCGCCGGCCTCCCGCCCGAATACGGCCTGTACGCCGCAATCATCCCGGTGCTGATCGCCTGCCTTTGGGGATCATCCTGGCACTTGATCGGCGGCCCAACGGCGGCGATTTCCATTGTGCTTTACGCCAGTGTCAGTCCGCTGGCTGTGCCGGGCTCACAGGACTACATCACCCTGATCCTGCTGCTCACCTTCCTCGCCGGGGTTTTCCAATGGTTGCTGGGCATGTTGCGCTTTGGCGCGCTGGTGAATTTTGTCTCCCATTCGGTAGTGCTCGGTTTCACCCTGGGTGCCGCCGTGGTCATTGCCCTGGGGCAGTTGCCCAACCTGCTGGGGTTGGATTTGCCCAGCCAGGCCACGGCGATCAATAGCCTGCTGGCGCTTGTGGAGCACCGTGGCGAATGGGATCGCGCCTCCCTCGCTCTTGGGCTAGGCACGTTGCTGTCAGGCGCGCTGCTCAAATATTGGCTACCACGCTGGCCGACGCTGTTGATTGCACTCACGCTGGGCAGCCTGATGGTTTGGCTGTGGCCGGCGATGTTCGGGCACGTGGCGTTGGTCAGTTCGTTTGTTGGCCAGTTGCCGCCGTTCAGCCCGTTGCCGATGGACCTGGACACCATCCTGCGCCTGCTGCCCAGCGCCGTGGCGGTGGGCATGCTGGGGCTGGTCACCAGCTTGTCGATTGCCCGCTCGCTGTCCGCCCGTTCGCAACAACTGCTCGACGCCAACCAGGAAGTCCGCGCGCAGGGCTTATCCAACATCGTCGGCGGATTTTTCTCCGGGTATCTGTCAGCCGGTTCCTTTACTCGCTCGGGCCTGAGCTATGAGGCAGGTGCTTGTTCGCCGTTGGCCGGCGTGTTTTCTGCGCTCTGGGTGGCAGTGTTCGCGCTGTTCGGCGCGACGTTGATCGCCCATATCCCGATCCCGAGCATGGCCGCGAGCATCCTGCTGATTTGCTGGGGCCTGGTGGACCATCGCGGCATACGCGCGCTGTTCCGCGTGAGCCGCGCCGAGTTTGTGGTGATGTGCCTGACCTGCCTCGCAACTTTGCTGCTGGAGTTGCAAACGGCAATTTATGCGGGGGTGCTGGCGTCGCTGTTTTTCTACCTCAAGCGCACCTCGCAGCCACGGGTACAACAGTGGCGGGACGGGGAGGAGGATGTGCTGCGGGTCGGCGGGTCGATCTTTTTCGGCGCCAGCCATTATCTGCAAGTGCGCCTGCAAAGCTTGCAGGGCGAGCGGGTAGTGATCGAGGCGCAGCAGATCAACTTTATCGACTATTCGGGGGTGGAGATGCTGCACCAGGAGGCGCGCAGGTTACGTAGGTTGGGGCGCAGCCTGACGCTGCGCCGGGCGCGGCCGCAAGTGGTTGACGAGCTGAAAAAACTGGAAGGTCCGGAAAACTGCCCCATCCATTTCGAGGACTGA
- the choX gene encoding choline ABC transporter substrate-binding protein — protein MQKLTVMLSMLALGSANVYADTSCETVKMADPGWSDIAATNAITGFLLTGMGYKAKVDTLAVPITFGGLKDGQVDVFMGNWMPAQQGFYDKFVANGDVVQLAKNLEGTEFTLAVPDYVWDAGVHDFADLNTFADKFDKKIYGIGSGAPANISLQEIIKKNDFDLGQWKLIESSEQAMLAEVSRAVKKQKFVTFLGWTPHPMNVQLKMHYLKGGEKYFGDTGSVYTLTRKGYAQACPNVGKLLTNLSFTQEMENSIMADVANNKVSNAQAAKAWIKANPAVLDKWLDGVKTVDGQDALAAVKAKL, from the coding sequence ATGCAAAAGTTGACTGTGATGCTGAGTATGTTGGCGCTTGGGAGCGCCAATGTGTACGCGGACACCAGCTGCGAAACCGTGAAGATGGCCGATCCCGGCTGGAGTGACATCGCCGCGACCAATGCCATCACCGGCTTTCTGCTGACGGGCATGGGCTACAAGGCCAAGGTCGACACCCTCGCGGTGCCGATCACCTTTGGCGGGCTCAAGGACGGCCAGGTGGACGTGTTCATGGGCAACTGGATGCCGGCGCAGCAAGGCTTCTATGACAAGTTCGTGGCCAATGGCGATGTGGTGCAACTGGCGAAAAACCTCGAGGGCACCGAGTTCACCCTCGCCGTGCCGGACTATGTGTGGGACGCCGGGGTGCATGACTTTGCCGACTTGAACACGTTTGCCGACAAGTTCGACAAGAAGATCTACGGCATCGGTTCCGGCGCACCGGCGAATATCTCGTTGCAAGAGATCATCAAGAAGAACGACTTCGACCTCGGCCAGTGGAAGCTGATCGAGTCCAGCGAACAGGCGATGCTCGCCGAAGTATCGCGGGCGGTTAAGAAGCAGAAATTCGTGACCTTCCTCGGCTGGACCCCGCATCCGATGAATGTGCAGTTGAAAATGCATTACCTCAAGGGCGGCGAGAAGTACTTTGGCGACACCGGCAGCGTGTATACGCTGACCCGAAAAGGTTATGCACAGGCCTGCCCGAACGTGGGGAAACTGCTGACCAACCTGAGTTTTACCCAGGAGATGGAGAACAGCATCATGGCGGATGTGGCCAACAACAAGGTCAGCAATGCGCAAGCGGCGAAGGCGTGGATCAAGGCGAACCCGGCGGTGTTGGACAAGTGGCTTGATGGCGTGAAAACCGTGGATGGCCAGGATGCGCTGGCAGCGGTCAAAGCCAAACTCTAA
- the betC gene encoding choline-sulfatase: MKRKNILFIMADQMAAPMLPFYGSSPIKLPNLSRLAAQGVVFDAAYCNSPLCAPSRFTLVSGQLPSKIGAYDNAADFPADVPTYAHYLRRLGYRTALSGKMHFCGPDQLHGYEERLTSDIYPADYGWAVNWDEPDVRPTWYHNMSSVLQAGPCVRTNQLDFDEEVVFKAQQYLFDHIREDGDQPFCLTVSMTHPHDPYTIPKPFWDLYDDADIPLPTTPAQSDLDPHSQRLLKVYDLWDKPLPVDKIRDARRAYFGACSYIDSNVGKLLQTLEDTGLADDTIIIFSGDHGDMLGERGLWYKMHWFEMAARVPLLVSAPGQFAAGRVSKAVSTADLLPTLVELAGGELDPRLPLDGRSLVPHLQGHGGHDEVFGEYMAEGTISPLMMIRRGAYKFIYSEDDPCLLFDVHNDPREQEELSQSPLHQALFADFLNEARAKWDIPAIHQQVLASQRRRRLVFEALTQGKLKSWDHQPLVDASQQYMRNHIDLDDLERKARYPQPCQNQ, encoded by the coding sequence ATGAAGCGCAAGAACATTCTTTTCATCATGGCCGATCAAATGGCCGCGCCGATGCTGCCGTTCTACGGATCTTCCCCCATCAAGCTGCCGAATCTGAGTCGCCTCGCCGCCCAAGGCGTGGTCTTCGACGCGGCCTATTGCAACAGTCCCTTGTGCGCACCGTCGCGCTTCACACTGGTGAGCGGGCAGTTGCCGAGCAAGATCGGGGCCTACGACAACGCAGCGGATTTCCCCGCCGATGTGCCGACCTACGCCCATTACCTGCGCCGCCTCGGCTATCGCACCGCGCTGTCAGGCAAGATGCACTTCTGCGGCCCCGACCAATTACACGGTTACGAAGAACGCCTGACCAGCGACATCTACCCCGCCGACTACGGCTGGGCGGTGAACTGGGACGAGCCGGACGTGCGCCCCACCTGGTACCACAACATGTCTTCGGTGCTGCAAGCTGGCCCGTGTGTGCGCACCAACCAGCTGGATTTCGACGAAGAAGTGGTGTTCAAGGCCCAGCAGTACTTGTTCGACCATATCCGTGAGGACGGCGACCAGCCGTTCTGCCTGACCGTGTCGATGACCCATCCTCACGACCCGTACACCATTCCCAAGCCGTTCTGGGATCTGTACGACGACGCCGACATCCCGTTGCCTACTACCCCGGCACAGAGCGACCTCGACCCTCATTCCCAGCGCCTGCTCAAGGTCTACGACCTGTGGGACAAGCCGCTGCCTGTGGATAAGATCCGCGATGCGCGCCGCGCCTACTTTGGCGCGTGCAGCTACATCGACAGCAATGTCGGCAAACTGCTGCAGACCCTGGAAGACACCGGCCTGGCCGACGACACCATCATCATCTTCTCCGGCGACCATGGCGACATGCTCGGCGAGCGCGGCCTCTGGTACAAAATGCACTGGTTTGAAATGGCCGCCCGCGTGCCGCTGCTGGTCAGTGCGCCAGGGCAGTTCGCTGCGGGCCGCGTGTCCAAGGCCGTGTCCACCGCCGACCTGCTGCCCACCCTGGTGGAACTGGCCGGGGGCGAGTTGGACCCACGCTTGCCATTGGACGGCCGCTCGCTGGTCCCGCACTTGCAAGGGCATGGTGGGCACGACGAGGTCTTTGGCGAATACATGGCTGAAGGCACTATCAGCCCGCTGATGATGATTCGCCGTGGCGCCTACAAATTCATCTACAGCGAAGACGACCCTTGTCTATTGTTCGATGTACATAACGATCCACGGGAGCAGGAAGAACTCAGCCAGTCACCGCTGCATCAGGCGCTGTTCGCCGACTTCCTGAACGAGGCGCGGGCCAAATGGGACATCCCGGCGATCCATCAACAGGTACTCGCCAGCCAACGCCGCCGTCGCCTGGTGTTTGAAGCACTGACCCAGGGCAAGCTCAAGAGCTGGGATCACCAGCCACTGGTGGACGCCAGTCAGCAATACATGCGCAACCATATCGACCTCGACGACCTGGAGCGCAAGGCACGTTATCCACAACCCTGCCAAAACCAATAA
- a CDS encoding choline sulfate utilization transcriptional regulator: MYEALGDLSLDLLRAFEAAARHRSFTAAAMELGTTQPAVSQQIKRLEEQLAIRLFDRIYRGIELTDAGALLFEHVQGGLQAINSGLSVISQQDQHEVLQVATDFAFAAYWLMPRLHRFHQANPQVDVSLVTSERNHATLRSDIDVAVLFGDGRFKQGDSLWLFNEEVFPVCSPQWLKNQAAPLTVQNLHDCPLLHLRQENNSHWFDWSGVFSELGITTAPTPGQLRFDNYTLLIQAAIAGQGVAIGWRHLVDNLLEQNWLCRPIRDTVISRFGYYVVQPQRKRRGQLVERFVDWLVAEQASSAQSLTGLALPSIAV; the protein is encoded by the coding sequence ATGTATGAAGCCCTCGGTGACCTGTCCCTCGATTTGTTGCGTGCGTTCGAAGCCGCAGCGCGCCATCGCAGCTTCACGGCCGCCGCGATGGAGCTGGGCACCACCCAGCCGGCGGTCAGCCAGCAGATCAAGCGGCTGGAAGAACAACTGGCGATCCGCCTGTTTGATCGCATCTACCGGGGCATCGAGCTGACCGACGCCGGGGCTCTGCTGTTTGAACATGTGCAAGGCGGTTTGCAGGCGATCAACTCAGGCCTGAGCGTGATCAGCCAGCAGGACCAGCATGAAGTGCTGCAAGTGGCCACTGACTTCGCCTTTGCTGCGTACTGGCTGATGCCGCGCTTGCATCGCTTTCACCAAGCCAATCCCCAGGTGGATGTGAGCCTGGTGACCAGCGAGCGCAACCACGCCACCCTGCGCAGCGACATCGATGTGGCGGTGCTGTTTGGCGATGGTCGCTTCAAGCAGGGCGATAGCCTGTGGCTGTTCAATGAGGAAGTGTTCCCGGTGTGTAGCCCGCAGTGGCTGAAAAACCAGGCCGCGCCGCTGACTGTGCAAAATTTGCACGATTGCCCTCTGCTGCACCTGCGTCAGGAGAACAACAGCCATTGGTTCGACTGGAGCGGCGTGTTTAGCGAACTGGGCATCACCACCGCACCCACGCCCGGCCAACTGCGCTTCGACAATTACACCCTACTGATCCAGGCCGCGATTGCCGGCCAGGGCGTGGCCATCGGTTGGCGCCATCTGGTGGATAACCTGCTGGAACAGAATTGGCTGTGTCGGCCGATCCGCGACACGGTGATCTCGCGCTTTGGCTATTACGTGGTGCAGCCTCAGCGCAAACGCCGCGGGCAGTTGGTCGAGCGGTTTGTCGACTGGCTGGTGGCCGAGCAGGCCAGCAGCGCGCAGTCGCTGACCGGGCTGGCCCTGCCGTCCATTGCGGTCTAG
- a CDS encoding DOPA 4,5-dioxygenase family protein, protein MQRIKGYHAHIYFDASTLEQARTLCEDAAKLFPLRMGHVHERPVGPHPDWSCQLAFDPEYIGVVLPWLALHRNGLVVFLHPDTGDDLKDHTDYAIWMGAMRELDLSNF, encoded by the coding sequence ATGCAGCGTATCAAGGGCTATCACGCTCACATCTACTTTGACGCCAGCACCCTCGAACAGGCGCGCACCCTGTGCGAAGACGCCGCCAAGCTTTTTCCGCTGCGCATGGGGCATGTGCACGAACGGCCCGTGGGCCCGCATCCGGACTGGAGCTGCCAATTGGCGTTCGACCCCGAATACATCGGCGTAGTCCTGCCGTGGCTGGCGCTGCACCGCAATGGCCTGGTGGTGTTCCTGCATCCCGATACCGGGGATGACCTCAAGGACCATACCGACTATGCGATCTGGATGGGCGCCATGCGCGAACTGGACCTGTCGAATTTTTAA
- a CDS encoding 2-dehydro-3-deoxygalactonokinase: MQAQLIALDWGTSSLRAYRLGPAGVVLEQRSLAWGIMHLPSEPRDIAGVRCSDGFELAFDAACGDWLDAEPNLAVIACGMVGSAQGWSEAAYRNTPVDVASLSQALHRVRSLRGIDVHIVPGVIEKRGLPNVMRGEETQVLGVLQGLGSDVLIGLPGSHSKWVEVVEGCITHFDTFMTGEVFAVLSKHSILGRTQQPCEQFQAEAFDRGVQVALSKDGQRGVLSTLFSARTLGLTAELAPDQQPDYLSGLLLGHELAGLPDSARHKQIILVGAAALCARYQRALALCGFAHVSLAQEASERGLWQLAEAAGLIQPVTEA; this comes from the coding sequence ATGCAGGCGCAATTGATCGCGCTCGATTGGGGAACCAGTTCCCTTCGTGCTTATAGACTCGGCCCCGCAGGCGTAGTGCTGGAACAGCGCTCGCTGGCCTGGGGCATCATGCATTTGCCCAGCGAGCCTCGAGACATTGCCGGTGTACGTTGCAGCGATGGCTTCGAATTGGCGTTCGATGCGGCATGTGGCGACTGGCTTGACGCCGAACCAAACCTTGCAGTGATCGCCTGTGGCATGGTCGGCAGCGCCCAGGGTTGGAGCGAGGCGGCTTACCGCAACACGCCGGTCGATGTCGCCAGCCTCAGCCAGGCCTTGCACCGCGTGCGCAGCTTGCGCGGGATCGACGTGCATATCGTGCCGGGCGTGATCGAAAAGAGGGGCTTGCCCAACGTGATGCGCGGCGAAGAAACCCAGGTACTGGGCGTGCTGCAGGGGCTCGGCAGCGACGTACTGATCGGCCTGCCCGGCAGCCATTCCAAATGGGTCGAAGTGGTCGAAGGCTGCATTACCCACTTCGATACCTTCATGACCGGCGAGGTGTTCGCGGTGCTGAGCAAGCACAGCATCCTCGGGCGCACCCAGCAACCATGCGAACAATTCCAGGCCGAAGCCTTTGACCGAGGCGTGCAAGTGGCGCTTTCCAAAGACGGCCAGCGCGGCGTGCTGTCGACCCTGTTCAGCGCGCGCACCCTTGGCCTCACCGCCGAACTCGCTCCCGACCAGCAGCCTGATTACCTCTCAGGCTTGCTCCTCGGCCATGAACTGGCGGGGTTGCCGGACAGTGCACGGCACAAGCAGATCATCCTGGTCGGCGCCGCTGCCCTTTGCGCCCGCTATCAACGCGCCCTCGCCCTCTGCGGCTTTGCCCACGTCAGCCTGGCGCAGGAAGCCAGCGAACGCGGCCTGTGGCAACTGGCCGAAGCGGCCGGGCTCATTCAACCTGTAACGGAGGCCTGA
- a CDS encoding 2-dehydro-3-deoxy-6-phosphogalactonate aldolase, which yields MLKQALAQNGLIAILRGIRPDEAQAVGQVLYQAGFRVIEVPLNSPDPYTSIRTLRDSLPADCLIGAGTVLLPEQVEQVKAAGGQVIVMPHSDAKVLRAAKAAGLYLSPGVATPTEAFAALAEGADVLKLFPAEQMGPSVIKAWLAVLPAGTLLLPVGGITPDNMQVFIDAGAKGFGLGSGLFKPGMTVDQVASRAHAYVAAWKALS from the coding sequence ATGCTCAAGCAAGCACTCGCGCAAAACGGTTTGATCGCCATTCTGCGCGGCATCCGCCCGGACGAAGCCCAGGCCGTCGGCCAGGTGCTCTACCAGGCTGGGTTTCGTGTGATCGAAGTCCCGCTCAATTCGCCCGATCCCTATACCAGCATCCGCACCCTGCGCGACAGCCTGCCCGCCGATTGCCTGATCGGTGCAGGTACGGTGTTGCTGCCTGAGCAGGTTGAGCAGGTCAAAGCGGCCGGCGGCCAAGTGATCGTGATGCCGCATAGCGACGCCAAGGTCTTGCGCGCCGCGAAAGCCGCAGGCCTGTACTTGTCGCCGGGCGTGGCTACGCCTACCGAAGCCTTCGCCGCGCTGGCCGAAGGCGCCGACGTGTTGAAACTGTTCCCCGCCGAGCAAATGGGCCCATCGGTGATCAAGGCGTGGTTGGCGGTATTGCCGGCAGGCACTTTGCTGCTGCCGGTGGGTGGCATCACCCCGGACAACATGCAAGTGTTTATCGACGCCGGCGCCAAAGGCTTCGGGCTGGGTTCCGGGTTGTTCAAACCGGGTATGACCGTGGATCAGGTAGCGAGCCGCGCCCATGCTTATGTCGCCGCCTGGAAAGCCTTGAGCTGA